In Sphingobacterium sp. R2, the genomic stretch CTTTTGCCTGGATGATGGCAATCGCAAGAAATATTGCCCTGAAAATGCTCCGGCAAGAAAAGAAAAACCAGAAGATAGCGATTGACGAGCTCCGGATCGTACCCCATAGCCAAGACATTGAAGCTGATCTACACTATCAAGAAATGCTGGAAGCAGTGCTGTCCAAAGCGGAACAGCTCACACCGATGGAAAAGAAAATTTTTATAGATGCCAAAGTGCACGGCATGGATAATAAGGAACTGGAGACCCGTCATGACCTAAAGCCACAGCGAGTGCGCAATCTGCTGAGTACGGCACTTGCCAAGATCAGACGGCTCCTAAAGGGATCATGATACCGGACTACAATTGGATATAGATTAGAATTGAAGAAAAGATAAGTTATACTTATCTATAGCGAGTTCTAGTATTAATTGAATATAGATTAGAATTGAAGAAAATGGAACGCGATATTATAAAAGTTCAAGAGCTGATCAAAAAACAGCTGCTGGAAATAATCAACCCCGAAGAAGAGGCAGATCTAAAAGAGAAAAGATCGCACTATACAGAGGATGAATACGACTTAATGGTCGTAGAGTTACTCAGGCAGCTGGAAGGTCAGCTGCCCAAGGATCCGCTTGAGGACTGGACACCTGATTACGGGGAAATAAAACGACGGGGGAAGCTATACGAAGAAAAGAAAAAATAAAGCGGTACAGCAAAGTTGGGTATGCAGCAGCTTTGCTGCTAATTACAGGGAGTGTGTTGTTATATTTATTTTATTCACATAAAAAAGAGGATATTATGCTGCATCTGGAGGGGCAATGTCTTGGCGCCGCAGACGACACAGAGATACCTTTAATAGAGTCTTCCTGTCTCCTGTTGGCAGCTGACTCCACATGGATAAGAGTAGAGCAGGATACCTTTGGTACACTATTACAGCTGGGTGAGCTGGCTGTCACCCGTACCGGGGAAGGGTTGTTGCACATCCAGAGAAAACCAATGGCAGGCGGTGAGACAACTTTAAAAAGTTTAAATATTTATACGGCTCCACGCCAGCAATGTGTCGTTGAACTGGAGGATGGTACCAGAGTTCGGATGAATGCACAATCCCAGTTGAGCTATTCGCTCCGAAAAGGGGATTCAACAGTAATATACCTAAAAGGAGAGGCGTATGTTGATGCCAATAGCCGTTATAGCAATGCTCCGTTGATTATTGGTACTAAAAAGGGTAAAATTACATCCAACCGTGCTGACTTTTTGGTCAGGGCGGATACCAGTAACATGAAGGCCATGCTTAATGATGGAACATTGGAGGTTTATTCCTATAGCCTTAACAAAGTACAGTCCATAGCCTGTCCCGGGGACTTCGTATATGTCGGCGCTAAATATGCAGGCAAAAATCAGCAGCCCCGAGATACAATGACCTATGTTGCGAACCAGGATTTCAAAGAAGCCAAGATGTGGGCCCGAAAAATGCGGATTTATAGAAACATGCCTTTGTGGGCCTTTGTAGATGAAATGAGCCGTTGGGAAGGGTTTACGATTAAAAGATGGGAATGTATTCCAAAGGACAAGCAGATTTCGGCAGCGATCTGTTATCAGAGCGGCAAGGAAGAAGTATACAGTGCTATCCGCCAAGCAGGTGTGCTGCTGCATGAAGAGAAAGGGATGATCAGCTTCTGTCCTGAGGATAAACGTGATAGAGTAGCCATGTGGCACTTAAATGGATATGAAAGGAAATTAAAGTAAGAAAGGAGTAAGTAATATGAGTAGCAAAAAGCAGTTTATCGACGAAGTATTCACTACTTTCGAAATCAATAGCCTGATCGAGCGACGCAAATGCCGCGCTACCGGTAAGGTGCGTTTTAATAGCAAGGGCGAAGCAGGCTTCTTTATACAATGGTTAAAATGGCGCTATAAGAAGTGGCTACGGGGGAAAAATCGAAGGAAGCACCGATATGGCAGTGGGGAAGGAAAACCAAAGCAACGCTATACGTACGGTTGCATCCACTGTTGTGGATATCATATTACGAAAGAGCATCCGCATGATTACAGGCGAAAAAAAGAAAAATATGAACAGAAATATACTGAATAATTGATGATCGCTGCTTTTTTCAAATTTATTTTTCAAACATAGAATATTTTGTACATTTGTATCGAATAAAATCGAAATTGAAATGGCAGAAACTGTACAACCAAGAGGTCCAAAGACAACTGATAATAATGCGAATCAAACTCATTACTACAAAACATTGGTAGTAGCGATCGCTTTAGGTTTAATAGGTACATTTATCCGTTTTGTGCCGGATGTTTGTACGTCTATGGGGCAACAAACATTTTTGTTTTCCGCAATAGCTAACATCTCCATGATCGTAGGCGCACTTATCGCTTTCAAAACCGTGTTCGGAATTTTGGGATTTGGAAAAAACCGTGACTAATTACTACTCAGCAAAGATATTGAAAGCTTCAGTTTACTGAGGCTTTTTTTATGATGTATAAAGCGGACCATCCAAGAAGCTAGCAACACAGTTCTATTGTGAAATACAAAGATCATATATAAAAAAAGCCTTCCAATTTTTTGGAAGGCTTTTTTTATATCGTGTCTCGCGTGCTATTAAGCGAAAAGTGACCAAGTCGACCAAGGAATACGAGCGAGCATCAAGATTAAACCGATGACGAAGAAAATCAAAACGGTTTGATTTGCTTTTTTTGCATTTTCAATCTTTTTCGCTTTAGAATAGCCAATGGTGATCAATACAATAGCAATAATCATGGTCAACGGGTGTTCAATGATTTTAAATCGTAACGAAGGATCTTTCATTACAGCACCAGAGATCATCGAAGGGTACTTTAAATAAAAGAATAAAATCAATCCCACCACTAATTGAATATGCGATGCGATGAAACCCAATAAAGCAATTTTACGGTTGTACGGTTTGTTGCCTAGATAGTTTGATAGGGTGATCACGATCGATATCACCAGGGCTAGCAATAAGACAATTGCTATAGTCGAGTGTAAATGTAACATAAAAGCTCTCTTTAATTATTTCCTAAGTTAGCAAAGATAAAAATATATTGAATGTATTTGTTAAAAATCATTGTTCCAACAGAAATACCTCCGCAATTGGATGGAATAGGTACATACGCTTGCTGGTCAATTCCATGCATTTATAACGTTTCCTTATCTTTTCAATCCGCTGAAACGAACGCCCATTTTTTAATTTGAAGAAGTGCCCATCCTCTAAGGATTCTACCGTGAGGGCGCTGCTTTTGACGGTGTCATATAACTTTAAGGTACGAAACAGGTGGAGGTCCGTGCAGCTCGATGCTGCCGGGTTTTCCATATAGCGGTGAATCGCCTGGCTGACGTCGGTTGGGAAAATATTCAGTTCAAGAAATGGTCTCATCAGTTCCTTAAAATTATTCTTCCATTCCGCACCGTGCGGCTTGACACGATGCTGGTATTTATTCCACGTTTGTAAATGTGCAAATTCGTGAATCGTCGTAATCAAGAATGAATAAGAGTTTAAGTCATGGTTAACCGAGATCCGGTGCGGGCTTCCTCTATACGGAGCGCGGTAATCTCCTAGCTTCGTACTCCTAGAACGAGAGATTTTAAATAAACAGTGGGTGTGATTAATCCACTTGGATATGATTGGAGCTGCTTCCTCGGGCATGTATTTTCTTAGTGTAGCACTATAATCTTGCATGACATAAAAATAGGAATTTATTCATGTTAATAAAGCGCCAAGTCGACATTCTTTTGTCAAAAATAGAATTGATTTACTAAAAAAAGTAGTTTTAAATTTGGAAAAATGATATTATTTTTAGTATTTAGTGTTTGTAAATGTTGCGTGCGAATATGTCAATAGATCAGAGGAGCTATGTTTTTAATAAAATGTATTGAAATCGTCTGATTTTTAGGTAAATTACCTGTAGAAAAAGTC encodes the following:
- a CDS encoding FecR domain-containing protein, with the translated sequence MLHLEGQCLGAADDTEIPLIESSCLLLAADSTWIRVEQDTFGTLLQLGELAVTRTGEGLLHIQRKPMAGGETTLKSLNIYTAPRQQCVVELEDGTRVRMNAQSQLSYSLRKGDSTVIYLKGEAYVDANSRYSNAPLIIGTKKGKITSNRADFLVRADTSNMKAMLNDGTLEVYSYSLNKVQSIACPGDFVYVGAKYAGKNQQPRDTMTYVANQDFKEAKMWARKMRIYRNMPLWAFVDEMSRWEGFTIKRWECIPKDKQISAAICYQSGKEEVYSAIRQAGVLLHEEKGMISFCPEDKRDRVAMWHLNGYERKLK
- a CDS encoding SprT-like domain-containing protein gives rise to the protein MQDYSATLRKYMPEEAAPIISKWINHTHCLFKISRSRSTKLGDYRAPYRGSPHRISVNHDLNSYSFLITTIHEFAHLQTWNKYQHRVKPHGAEWKNNFKELMRPFLELNIFPTDVSQAIHRYMENPAASSCTDLHLFRTLKLYDTVKSSALTVESLEDGHFFKLKNGRSFQRIEKIRKRYKCMELTSKRMYLFHPIAEVFLLEQ
- a CDS encoding RNA polymerase sigma factor, coding for MGEDPFEILVKEPERGLRLIMGKHGSQLKNRIRNIVNNDDELVKDVVSETLTTLFVQREKVAICKDPFAWMMAIARNIALKMLRQEKKNQKIAIDELRIVPHSQDIEADLHYQEMLEAVLSKAEQLTPMEKKIFIDAKVHGMDNKELETRHDLKPQRVRNLLSTALAKIRRLLKGS